The following are from one region of the Panulirus ornatus isolate Po-2019 chromosome 48, ASM3632096v1, whole genome shotgun sequence genome:
- the phr6-4 gene encoding cryptochrome-2 isoform X2, which produces MATIHWFRKGLRLHDNPALLAAIKENHELRPLYILDPWFMTNSRVGVNRWRFFTQSLDDLDNNLRGLGSRLFVIRGTPEEVFLNLFKDWDVQRLTWEVDTEPYACSRDEKIEKLARSHNIEVVCQVGHTLYNTEQIIKANLGKTPLTYQSMQALVSKLGHPPKPVDTLVSLPRGCRLQGEIATDSKFDPPTLAELGVDEGSIEPCLYVGGETEALKRLDKYMERKTWVCRFEKPKTSPNSLQPSTTVLSPYLKFGCLSCRTMYFRLLEVYKNNSHTNPPVSLLGQLLWREFFYTVAAATPNFDHMEGNPVCRQIPWIRDDKLLRAWEYGKTGYPFIDAVMTQLRKEGWIHHLARHVVACFLTRGDLWQPWEDGMKVFEELLLDADWSLNAGNWMWLSASAFFHQYFRVYSPIAFGKQTDKHGDYIRKYLPQLCKYPESYIYEPWKAPLSVQKAAGCIIGQDYPRPIVDHDIARKHNLQRMSKAFAAGKNKTSPSSKESAKKRTKK; this is translated from the exons ATGGCTACTATACACTGGTTCCGCAAAGGCTTACGTCTTCATGATAATCCAGCTTTATTAGCAGCTATAAAGGAA AACCATGAACTGCGACCATTATATATCTTAGACCCATGGTTTATGACCAATTCACGAGTGGGCGTAAATAGATGGCGTTTTTTCACCCAGTCACTTGATGATCTAGATAATAACCTTCGAGGACTTGGATCTAG GTTGTTTGTTATCCGAGGAACTCCAGAGGAAGTCTTCTTGAATCTTTTTAAGGACTGGGATGTTCAGAGACTTACTTGGGAAGTAGACACAGAGCCATATGCTTGCAGTCGAGATGAGAAAATAGAAAAGTTAGCCAGAAGTCACAACATAGAAGTTGTGTGTCAAGTTGGACATACTCTTTACAATACTGAACA AATCATCAAGGCTAATTTAGGCAAGACTCCCTTGACCTATCAGTCCATGCAGGCTTTGGTGAGTAAGCTAGGTCACCCACCTAAACCTGTAGACACACTAGTCAGTCTACCAAGAGGGTGTAGGTTGCAAGGTGAAATAGCAACTGACAGCAAATTTGACCCACCTACTCTTGCAG AGTTGGGTGTGGATGAGGGTAGCATTGAACCTTGCCTCTACGTGGGTGGTGAGACAGAGGCACTCAAGAGACTAGACAAATACATGGAGCGCAAG ACATGGGTGTGCAGGTTTGAGAAGCCAAAAACATCTCCTAACTCCCTCCAGCCCAGTACCACTGTTCTCAGCCCCTACCTCAAGTTTGGCTGCCTTTCTTGTCGCACCATGTATTTCAGATTATTAGAG GTGTATAAAAACAATTCACACACCAATCCTCCAGTTTCCTTACTGGGGCAGCTTCTGTGGCGTGAATTTTTCTATACAGTTGCAGCGGCAACTCCCAATTTTGACCACATGGAAGGTAATCCTGTATGCCGACAGATTCCCTGGATCAGAGATGACAAGCTGTTGAGGGCATGGGAGTAT ggGAAAACTGGATACCCTTTTATAGATGCTGTCATGACACAGTTAAGGAAAGAAGGCTGGATTCACCATTTGGCCCGCCATGTAGTAGCCTGCTTCTTGACACGAGGTGACCTATGGCAGCCTtgggaagatggaatgaag GTGTTTGAGGAATTGTTGCTTGATGCTGATTGGTCTCTCAATGCTGGTAACTGGATGTGGCTCTCTGCCTCAGCTTTCTTTCACCAGTACTTCCGAGTTTACAGTCCTATTGCATTTGGCAAACAAACTGATAAGCATGGGGATTATATCAG GAAGTACTTGCCCCAACTCTGCAAGTATCCAGAAAGTTACATTTATGAACCTTGGAAGGCACCACTTTCTGTCCAGAAAGCTGCAGGTTGCATTATAGGTCAGGATTACCCAAGACCTATTGTTGATCATGACATTGCCAGAAAGCATAACTTACAGCGAATGAGTAAGGCTTTTGCAGCAG gtaAAAACAAGACTTCACCTTCAAGCAAAGAATCTGCTAAAAAGAGGACAAAGAAATAG
- the phr6-4 gene encoding cryptochrome-2 isoform X1 → MATIHWFRKGLRLHDNPALLAAIKENHELRPLYILDPWFMTNSRVGVNRWRFFTQSLDDLDNNLRGLGSRLFVIRGTPEEVFLNLFKDWDVQRLTWEVDTEPYACSRDEKIEKLARSHNIEVVCQVGHTLYNTEQIIKANLGKTPLTYQSMQALVSKLGHPPKPVDTLVSLPRGCRLQGEIATDSKFDPPTLAELGVDEGSIEPCLYVGGETEALKRLDKYMERKTWVCRFEKPKTSPNSLQPSTTVLSPYLKFGCLSCRTMYFRLLEVYKNNSHTNPPVSLLGQLLWREFFYTVAAATPNFDHMEGNPVCRQIPWIRDDKLLRAWEYGKTGYPFIDAVMTQLRKEGWIHHLARHVVACFLTRGDLWQPWEDGMKVNVFEELLLDADWSLNAGNWMWLSASAFFHQYFRVYSPIAFGKQTDKHGDYIRKYLPQLCKYPESYIYEPWKAPLSVQKAAGCIIGQDYPRPIVDHDIARKHNLQRMSKAFAAGKNKTSPSSKESAKKRTKK, encoded by the exons ATGGCTACTATACACTGGTTCCGCAAAGGCTTACGTCTTCATGATAATCCAGCTTTATTAGCAGCTATAAAGGAA AACCATGAACTGCGACCATTATATATCTTAGACCCATGGTTTATGACCAATTCACGAGTGGGCGTAAATAGATGGCGTTTTTTCACCCAGTCACTTGATGATCTAGATAATAACCTTCGAGGACTTGGATCTAG GTTGTTTGTTATCCGAGGAACTCCAGAGGAAGTCTTCTTGAATCTTTTTAAGGACTGGGATGTTCAGAGACTTACTTGGGAAGTAGACACAGAGCCATATGCTTGCAGTCGAGATGAGAAAATAGAAAAGTTAGCCAGAAGTCACAACATAGAAGTTGTGTGTCAAGTTGGACATACTCTTTACAATACTGAACA AATCATCAAGGCTAATTTAGGCAAGACTCCCTTGACCTATCAGTCCATGCAGGCTTTGGTGAGTAAGCTAGGTCACCCACCTAAACCTGTAGACACACTAGTCAGTCTACCAAGAGGGTGTAGGTTGCAAGGTGAAATAGCAACTGACAGCAAATTTGACCCACCTACTCTTGCAG AGTTGGGTGTGGATGAGGGTAGCATTGAACCTTGCCTCTACGTGGGTGGTGAGACAGAGGCACTCAAGAGACTAGACAAATACATGGAGCGCAAG ACATGGGTGTGCAGGTTTGAGAAGCCAAAAACATCTCCTAACTCCCTCCAGCCCAGTACCACTGTTCTCAGCCCCTACCTCAAGTTTGGCTGCCTTTCTTGTCGCACCATGTATTTCAGATTATTAGAG GTGTATAAAAACAATTCACACACCAATCCTCCAGTTTCCTTACTGGGGCAGCTTCTGTGGCGTGAATTTTTCTATACAGTTGCAGCGGCAACTCCCAATTTTGACCACATGGAAGGTAATCCTGTATGCCGACAGATTCCCTGGATCAGAGATGACAAGCTGTTGAGGGCATGGGAGTAT ggGAAAACTGGATACCCTTTTATAGATGCTGTCATGACACAGTTAAGGAAAGAAGGCTGGATTCACCATTTGGCCCGCCATGTAGTAGCCTGCTTCTTGACACGAGGTGACCTATGGCAGCCTtgggaagatggaatgaaggTAAAT GTGTTTGAGGAATTGTTGCTTGATGCTGATTGGTCTCTCAATGCTGGTAACTGGATGTGGCTCTCTGCCTCAGCTTTCTTTCACCAGTACTTCCGAGTTTACAGTCCTATTGCATTTGGCAAACAAACTGATAAGCATGGGGATTATATCAG GAAGTACTTGCCCCAACTCTGCAAGTATCCAGAAAGTTACATTTATGAACCTTGGAAGGCACCACTTTCTGTCCAGAAAGCTGCAGGTTGCATTATAGGTCAGGATTACCCAAGACCTATTGTTGATCATGACATTGCCAGAAAGCATAACTTACAGCGAATGAGTAAGGCTTTTGCAGCAG gtaAAAACAAGACTTCACCTTCAAGCAAAGAATCTGCTAAAAAGAGGACAAAGAAATAG